In the Besnoitia besnoiti strain Bb-Ger1 chromosome IX, whole genome shotgun sequence genome, ACGGCGAAAGCCAGTGAATTATGGTGTCACGCATTTCCTGTTGCTATGATCGGTCGACTGTATTCCAGCAGTGTGAGAAGCTACTGTCGCGCATTTCTTGGGAAGGGGCGACTCAAACCCCCGATTGCGAGTCCTCAAATTAGGATGAGCTCTTGTCCAACTCCACTAAGCCTTGTGTGTGCGGCAGCGAGATCTACGGCCTTCATAAGGCTAGCACAACAGACTTGGAGAAGTGCCCAACGGCAAAGTCGGATTCGCAAGGACGGTCATGCTGAATAGAGATATTGAGGGCTCCCAGTATCAGTaggcgtcgctgtctctgaCCCCTAGGCATGATGATGAACGCTGGCGACAAGTGTTCGCCGGAGGAGTTCACCCTCTGGAAAGGCGCCAAGATACTTTGGCCTGTCGATATGCCTGACTATATCGTCGACTTCATTGTCGTCCGCTGGTAAGACTGCTAACTCAGCGTGTTCCGCAGCCGCACGCAAGTGCCAGGGGAATTTTGCAGCTTTGACCGTCTCCCAAGCAGTATCTGCCGGCTTCCGTTCGCCCGCTCCactgcgctggcgggcgaACGGAAGCCGGCAGAAACTGAACCAAGGGAGAAGGCCCATATCCCGTCGAACAACAAATCGCATACATGCCAATGTCCGTGCTCACAAGTGCTAGTCGGGATGAGTATATCTTCTAACACCTCGTTCAGTTTCACCTGATTAGTCTGTAAAACCAATACCATGGATGCTAGAGTTAACACGAGGAATGTGTCCTGCGGATCGTCATCTGTCTTATCAAGCGTCACGGTTGAGGTGCCGTTTCGCCGTCACTACGGTCGGATGCTCCACTAGTTTGCTTTTTTCCAGTTGCACCTTACGCCACGCGGCGTGTATGTGTAAGAACTGCAAGAATTGTCTGCTGTATACCACAGCAAGCAACTCGTGGAAGAGTTCAACCCAGACAAGAACCCTCTGCAGATCGCGGAAACGTTGAAAAAGGAGCTTGACGAAAAGTGGGGCGTGTACTGGTAGGTTCGACATGTATTTTCCTTCGCTGCATCCCTGATGGCCACTGTGTGCAAACGCAGGGCGGGAATGGTGCTGTTGCACGTGCCAGCGTGGAACTGAAACAGCAGTTTGTGGCCTCTTTGCCCTTCACGAGGGTGTCTACAAGAGATTTCTCATTTGTTCCTCAGAAACCAGCCGGGAATATTCACACTGAGTTGACTAAGCGTCCATGTCTTCTCGACTTCTTTTGGTTGCAGGCACGTTACAGTCGGGAACAATTTCGGGAGCTACGTTGTGCACCAGAAAAGGCGCTTCATTTACTTCACTATCGGCCATGTTTCGTTCCTGATATACAAGGCTCATTGACTCCGCTCTCCTGTTCTGTAATATGCTAATCTTTGCGAGTCTTCCTACGCCTTGCTGATGCGAGGCGGTATGCCGTCTGAATGGATTCGTGATGTCAGGGGCGCCAGAAAGGTCCACTAACTGCTTTGCCAACGCTTTTTATGCGTATCCATACGCAGTGCGAGTCTCAGCGTGATTAGCTTCTAGGCCACGGGGAGCGCGCTCTGGCAAGACTAGAGTGCTTTCCACTGGGCGAGTTCATGGCATTCACGGAAGAGCCTTTCCTACCAGAAGCGTCTGCTCTGAGTTTCGGGATGAAGCTAGACTAGAGAGTTACCGGATGCAGTTTTTCCGTTTAATAACGCACGATTTCTGCGATGGCGCGACCTAACCCCGCGGCACGAGTAAATGAGCATCTAAACATGAATGTCATGGTACAAATCGGCATACACACAGCGCGCAGGTGTTTTCCCTCTCAATCCGATCGCTATCCTCCCAAGGAGCAGCCAATTTCAACAAGCCTCTCCGCTATACCACGGAAACGCAGCTCACTGAGCTGTTTGAATCTGACGGGAAAATAGTAAGGAAACAAAACAGACAGGCATCTGCACTCGAACGGTACTGGTGACAGGCCGGCTTCCTCCACGTGTGCGGGCAATTGGCTGCACCAGAGCAAGCCTGACCGTATTAAACCACACTGGAGGAAGCCCCTCGTCGATAGAGAAGACGGACACCGCATCCCACGGCGATGACAGTGCCTGAAATGACAGATGCTGGGAAGGGGAAGAAATCGCTCCTGCGCTCTGGCTGCCATGGCCGATGCGAGCTCGGAAAGACTGTCCAGCTGCCCTCAAAAGTCAATCATATTTGGTAACGGACAACTGAAGTGGCAGAACTCCAGAGCGATATATTCGTTTCCCAATCCGACGACAATGAAAGCTGCTGCACGGTTATCATAGACGCGCCACGGGTGCACACCCGCT is a window encoding:
- a CDS encoding putative dynein light chain type 1 (encoded by transcript BESB_015410), translating into MNAGDKCSPEEFTLWKGAKILWPVDMPDYIVDFIVVRCKQLVEEFNPDKNPLQIAETLKKELDEKWGVYWHVTVGNNFGSYVVHQKRRFIYFTIGHVSFLIYKAH